From Micromonospora echinaurantiaca:
CGCTCAGCCGATCTCCTCGTCCACGAAGCACCAGCGCCAGGTCTCCCCGGGCTGGACCGAGCGCATCACCGGATGCCCGCTCTGCTCGAAGTGCTTCGTCGCGTGCTGGTACGGCGAGGAGTCGCAGCAGCCGACGTGCCCGCAGGTCAGGCAGGCGCGCAGGTGCACCCAGTCCGGGTTGCCGATGGCCACGCAGTCGGGGCACACCTCGGTGGTCGACGGCTCGGCGGTGCCCGCCTCGGTCAGGTGCGCGCAGCTCATCAGTCGACCCCCCGGCGCAGCAACGACTCCTCCAGGTCCAGGTCTCGATAGGCCCGCACCAGCACCTCCTCGGGGATCCGGCCGGCGTCCCGGGCGGTCCGGAACACCTCCCGCTCGGCGTCGATCATCTCCTGCCGCAGCCGACCGTACGCCTGCGACGGCGTCTCCCGCACGGTACCGCCCAACTGCTCCCAGGCCATGTTGGTGCGCTCGTCGAGCAGCCGGCGCAACCGCTCCACCACCGGGGCGGGCGCGGTGTCGGCGAGCGCGTCGAGGCGTTCCCGGGCGGCCCGGCTGGCCTGCTG
This genomic window contains:
- a CDS encoding UBP-type zinc finger domain-containing protein; this encodes MSCAHLTEAGTAEPSTTEVCPDCVAIGNPDWVHLRACLTCGHVGCCDSSPYQHATKHFEQSGHPVMRSVQPGETWRWCFVDEEIG